A genome region from Tenrec ecaudatus isolate mTenEca1 chromosome 13, mTenEca1.hap1, whole genome shotgun sequence includes the following:
- the ASDURF gene encoding ASDURF protein, whose protein sequence is MEVPGSGTPPDSSSGLVPSDNWTPQKEDLSNQIKEQKVVVDELSNLKKNRTEQKCFLKAKIHWMN, encoded by the exons ATGGAGGTGCCCGGCTCCGGGACGCCCCCGGATTCCAGCTCTGGGCTGGTTCCTTCTGACAACTGGACCCCGCAAAAAGAGGATCTTAGCAACCAG ATTAAAGAACAGAAAGTTGTTGTGGATGAACTTTCTAACCTGAAGAAAAACAGG ACCGAACAGAAATGCTTTCTGAAAGCAAAA aTACATTGGATGAACTGA
- the ASNSD1 gene encoding asparagine synthetase domain-containing protein 1 — MCGICCSVSFAVEHVSRDLRADLLYNLQQRGPSSSKQLLKCNAHYQCLFSGHTLHLRGVGTAQPLEDEGGNVFLWNGEVFNGIKVETHENDTRIMFNCLSSCTNESDILSLFSKVQGPWSFIYYQASSHSLWFGRDFFGRRSLLWHFNNLSESFCLSSVGTQTSGVASQWQEVPVSGIFRIDLQSAATSKGVILKLYPWDYNSGEKVIQECVGSLTKISANLPKSVSVEASEAKLYLEKPIVPLNMILPQGPFETPNTDICRGPPTRETLEVCLDTHMREVVQQFIDVLSLSVKRRVLCLPREESLPPSEALETRGRKANVAILFSGGIDSMVIAALADRHIPTDEPIDLLNVAFMTTEKARPTRFNPKKSKQKNDCEFAFEERSPNPAAMADDKPDARFNVPDRVTGRAGLKELCAVNPSRIWNFVEINVSLEELQKLRRTRICQLIHPLDTVLDDGIGCAVWFASRGIGYVVAAEEVKAYQSKAKVILTGIGADEQLAGYSRHRACFQKHGFEGLNKEIEMELGRISSRNLGRDDRVIGDHGKEARFPFLDENVVSFLNSLPVWEKANLALPRGIGEKLLLRLAAMQLGLTASVLLPKRAMQFGCRIAKLEKNNERASDKCGRLQVSLGNLSIEKEVKM; from the exons ATGTGTGGCATTTGTTGTTCTGTCAGCTTTGCTGTTGAACATGTCAGCAGAGATTTGAGAGCGGACTTGCTGTACAATCTTCAACAGCGTGGGCCCAGCAGCAGTAAACAGTTGTTAAAGTGTAATGCTCACTACCAGTGCTTGTTTTCTGGACACACCCTTCACTTGAGGGGCGTTGGAACTGCCCAGCCTTTGGAAGATGAAGGAGGCAATGTGTTCCTATGGAATGGAGAGGTCTTTAATGGAATAAAAGTCGAAACTCATGAGAATGATACTCGAATTATGTTTAACTGTCTTTCCTCTTGTACAAATGAATCCGACATTTTGTCACTCTTCTCAAAAGTCCAGGGTCCTTGGtcttttatatattatcaagcatCTAGTCATTCTTTATGGTTTGGTAGGGACTTTTTTGGACGCCGTAGCTTGCTTTGGCATTTTAATAATTTGAGTGAAAGTTTCTGCCTCTCTTCAGTTGGCACCCAGACATCTGGAGTGGCTAGTCAGTGGCAGGAAGTTCCAGTATCTGGGATTTTCAGAATTGATCTCCAGTCTGCTGCCACGTCCAAAGGtgtgattttaaaattatatcctTGGGATTATAATTCTGGGGAGAAGGTTATCCAAGAATGTGTTGGTAGCCTGACCAAAATTTCGGCAAATTTGCCTAAGTCTGTATCGGTGGAAGCAAGTGAAGCCAAACTGTATCTTGAAAAACCTATTGTTCCTTTAAATATGATATTGCCACAGGGTCCCTTTGAGACTCCTAACACCGACATCTGCAGAGGCCCACCTACAAGAGAGACACTTGAAGTCTGCCTCGACACACACATGAGGGAAGTGGTTCAACAGTTCATCGATGTCCTGAGCCTCTCAGTCAAGAGGCGGGTGTTATGTTTACCGAGGGAAGAAAGCTTGCCGCCAAGTGAAGCCTTGGAAACTCGCGGTAGGAAAGCAAATGTCGCAATTCTCTTTTCGGGGGGCATCGATTCCATGGTTATCGCAGCCCTTGCTGACCGTCACATTCCTACGGACGAACCAATTGATCTTCTTAATGTGGCTTTCATGACTACCGAGAAGGCCAGGCCAACCCGTTTTAACCCAAAAAAGAGTAAGCAGAAAAATGATTGTGAATTCGCTTTTGAAGAACGCTCCCCAAATCCTGCTGCCATGGCTGATGATAAGCCGGATGCACGCTTCAATGTACCCGACCGGGTCACAGGGAGAGCTGGTCTAAAGGAACTATGCGCTGTCAACCCTTCCCGAATTTGGAATTTTGTTGAAATCAATGTTTCTTTGGAGGAATTGCAAAAATTAAGAAGAACCCGAATATGTCAATTAATTCATCCCCTGGATACAGTTCTAGATGATGGCATTGGCTGTGCGGTCTGGTTTGCGTCTAGAGGAATTGGCTATGTAGTGGCAGCGGAGGAAGTGAAGGCCTATCAGAGTAAGGCAAAG GTCATTCTCACTGGAATTGGTGCAGATGAGCAACTTGCCGGTTATTCTCGCCATCGAGCCTGCTTTCAGAAACACGGGTTTGAAGGATTGAACAAAGAAATAGAAATGGAACTGGGTCGGATTTCTTCTAGGAATCTTGGTCGCGATGACAGAGTTATTGGTGATCATGGAAAAGAAGCCAG ATTTCCTTTCCTGGATGAAAATGTCGTCTCCTTTCTAAATTCCTTACCGGTTTGGGAAAAGGCAAACCTGGCTCTGCCCCGTGGAATTGGTGAGAAGCTACTTCTGCGGCTTGCAGCTATGCAACTCGGTCTCACAGCCTCGGTTCTGCTGCCCAAACGGGCCATGCAGTTCGGGTGCAGGATTGCAAAACTGGAAAAGAATAATGAAAGAGCATCTGATAAATGTGGAAGGCTCCAAGTTTCCTTAGGAAACCTTTCTATTGAAAAAGAGGTGAAAATGTAA